A single genomic interval of candidate division KSB1 bacterium harbors:
- the thrC gene encoding threonine synthase, with protein MKWYSTNHKSPLTSLHDAVLQGLAPDGGLYLPTEIPSFSLNFIEHLHSMSIQEIAFEVARQFTKQEITKAVLEEIIDCAITFDAPLAKIEDEVYSLELFHGPTLAFKDFGARFMARLMAHFVQNLDRELTVLVATSGDTGSAVAHGFMDIDGIRVVLLYPSGRVSKIQEQQLTTLGGNVTAVELDGTFDDCQKLVKQAATNSEVLKKLNLTSANSINIARLIPQIFYYFRGVGQLQQEYHNLVISVPSGNFGNLTAGILAKKMGLSIQKFIAATNINDIVPKYLESGIYEPKPSIETIANAMDVGNPSNFARILELYDHSVDKIRKDICGAHFTDDQIRDTIHEVFEATGTILDPHGAIGYMGLINFIKNSSIPRTGIFLATAHPAKFWDHVYPIVGDQLQMPDSLQQALDKEKQSILMENDFEQFKELLLNLIYS; from the coding sequence ATGAAATGGTATAGCACAAACCACAAAAGTCCCCTGACCTCATTACACGATGCCGTCCTGCAAGGACTCGCCCCGGACGGCGGCTTGTATTTGCCAACGGAAATCCCCTCTTTTTCTTTGAACTTTATCGAACATTTGCATTCAATGTCCATTCAAGAAATCGCGTTTGAAGTGGCAAGACAATTCACCAAACAGGAAATCACAAAAGCCGTTCTTGAAGAAATCATCGATTGTGCCATCACGTTCGATGCACCGCTTGCCAAAATTGAAGATGAAGTGTACTCATTGGAACTTTTTCATGGACCTACCCTGGCATTTAAGGATTTTGGCGCCCGGTTTATGGCAAGACTGATGGCCCACTTTGTGCAAAATTTAGATCGAGAGTTGACTGTCCTCGTCGCCACATCCGGAGATACCGGCAGCGCAGTTGCCCATGGATTTATGGATATCGATGGCATTCGCGTTGTCCTGCTTTATCCAAGCGGCAGGGTAAGTAAAATACAAGAGCAGCAATTGACAACCCTGGGTGGTAATGTAACGGCTGTGGAGCTTGATGGTACCTTTGATGATTGTCAGAAACTGGTAAAACAAGCAGCCACAAACAGCGAAGTGCTCAAAAAACTAAATTTAACTTCAGCCAACTCGATCAATATAGCAAGGTTGATTCCACAAATATTTTACTATTTTCGCGGCGTGGGTCAATTGCAGCAGGAGTACCATAATTTAGTTATTTCTGTTCCGAGTGGTAACTTCGGCAACCTGACCGCCGGAATCCTTGCAAAAAAAATGGGGCTGTCAATCCAAAAATTTATCGCAGCTACAAATATCAATGATATTGTCCCAAAGTACCTGGAAAGCGGCATTTACGAACCCAAACCCTCCATTGAGACGATAGCCAACGCCATGGATGTTGGCAATCCCAGTAACTTCGCCAGGATACTGGAACTGTATGATCACTCAGTCGATAAAATTCGAAAGGATATTTGCGGTGCTCATTTTACAGACGATCAAATTCGTGATACAATTCATGAAGTTTTTGAAGCCACCGGAACCATTTTAGATCCACACGGTGCAATCGGTTATATGGGATTGATAAATTTTATAAAAAATAGCTCTATTCCCCGAACCGGTATTTTCCTGGCAACCGCACATCCGGCTAAATTTTGGGATCACGTTTATCCCATCGTTGGTGACCAACTTCAAATGCCTGATTCACTTCAACAAGCTCTGGATAAAGAAAAGCAATCTATTCTCATGGAGAATGATTTCGAACAATTCAAAGAATTATTACTTAACTTGATCTATTCATAA